The Candidatus Methylomirabilota bacterium nucleotide sequence GGCCACGGCGGCGCGGACGGCACGCTCGGCATCGTCCTCGTTGACACGGGGGACGCCGAAGACGGCCATGATGGCGTCGCCGGCGTACTTCTCCACGGTGCCGCCAAAAGCCTCGATCTGCTGCCGCATCTCGTCGAAGAAGGCCGACAGCAGGGCGCGCAGGTGTTCAGGGTCGTGTTGAGTCGCCAGGTCGGTCGATCCGGCCAGGTCGGCGAAGAGGACGGTGACGGGCTTCCGCTCATCCGCAGCTGGCATGGGTCGACTACTCTATCTCAGATCGCATCCTTACTTCTGACTCGGTTGACCCCACGGTGTCAGAGCCAGCCGGAGCGCTTGAAGCGATAGTAGAGATACCCGCAGGCCCCGACCATGACCACCATGACCGCGGGATAGCCATATCGCCACTCGAGCTCCGGCATGAACTTGAAGTTCATCCCGTAGATGCCGGCCACCATGGTGGGTACCGCGATGACGGCGGCCCAGCCCGCCAGCTTCTTCATGGCGTCGTTCTGCGTCACCGCGGTCAGCGAGAGGTGGGCCTCGAGGGCGCCCGTGAGCAGCTCGCGCATCGTGTCCACGTTCTCGTTGATCCGGATGGCGTGGTCGTAGACATCGCGGAAGTAGGGGCGCGTGTCCTCGGGAATCAGGGGGAGATCGAAGCGCATGAGGCGGTTGCACACGTCCACGAGGGGCGACACGGCCCGCTTCACCTCGACCAGGTTGCGCTTGAGATCATAGATGCGCTGGACGGTGTTCCGGTCGAAGTCATCGCTGAAGATCTCGTCCTCGAGGCGCTCGAGCTGGTCTCCCAGGGCGTCGATGACCGGGAAGTACTGGTCCACCACGAAATCCATGATGGCGTACAGCACGAAGCCCGGCCCCTTGCCGAGAAGCGCCGGCGTGCTCTCGCACCGGGTCCGGACGCCGGCGTAGGATGGGGTGGCGCCGTGGCGGATGGACACGATATAGCGGGCTCCCACGAAGATGTGCGTCTCGCCGAGCTCGACCTGCTCTTGACCGGGGGCCAGGATGGCCGGGCGCAGCACGACGAAGATGGAGTCGCCGTACTGCTCGAGCTTGGGCCGCTGGTGGGCGGCCTGGGCGTCCTCGATGGCCAGCTCGTGGAGCCCGAACTCCTCCTGGATCTGCTTGAGCAGCTCCGGAGAGGGATCGTGGAGGCCGATCCAGACGAAGTGGTCCGGCTTCTTGAGGACCTCGCTGATGTCCGGAATGGCGACGTCGCCGACACGCTTGCCGTCGGCGTACGCGACAGAGGCGACCACGCCCTCCATCAGACCCCTAGGTAGCTCGGAGGGGGGCTCCGCCCCCCTTCCGAAGCCTCCCCCCGACGCCGTGCGAGCCGCAGGACGTCGCGGGGCTGGGGCCCTGCCGTCCGAGGCGAGCAATCTGAGAACGGCGCCGGCGAAGCCGGCGCTCGAAGCGGAACATCCCTGCTCGCGAGGGCATGGGAATGACTTGGACCGATCCCTAGGGCGTGCCGCCGTCGCCCACGAGGACGAAGGGCGCCCACAAGGCCGGGTGCGACATGGCGGGGTCGCCCAGGAGCTGGAGCTGCGCCGAGCGCAAGGCCGCCGCGCGCCCGAGCGACTGGTCTCGGCTGTAGGCCTCGAAGAGACTCGTGGTCAGAAGGGCGGTGGGCCGGGAGGCCACGCCCCAGTGCGAGACCAGGAGCCCGCGCGCCCCCGCATAGAAGAAAGCCCGCGCCAGCCCTGAGAAGCTCTGCCCGCCCAGCTTGCCGTCCGGCGCCGCCGTATTGCAGGCCGAGAGGATCACCCAGTCGGCATCGAGCTTGAGCTGGGCGATCTCGCCCGCGTCGAGGAGCCCGTCCTCGTCGGCGGTGCTTTTGGCGGGCGGCGTCAGGGCCAGCGCGGGCTCGCTCTTGCACTTGAGCTCGCCGGGCAAGAGGCCATGCGTGGCGAAAGCGACCACGCGGTAGCGGGAGAGATCCGTGCCGCGCACCTTGGCCTCCGTGGCCTGGGCGCCGAGGATCACGTCCGTCTCCGGCGCCTTGAGGGTCTTGGCGATCTGGCGGATCTCTCCCGCCGTGTCGCGCAGCCGCGGGAGATTACGCACGAGCTCGCTGTCCACGGCCGCGCCATCGCGACAGAGCGAGGCCAGCGTGGCCATGCTGCGCGTGTCGCCGGGGGCGCCCGCGAAGGCGGGATCGCCGAAGCCGATGAAGGGCTGTGGCGCCTTGGAGCGGCCGGCCACCGCGCGGAGGCTCTTGAGCGAGCTCATGGCAGGCAGCACGCTGATGGCCACCTGCTTGCCCAGCCACGGCACCTGGCGATAGTCGGCCTTCTCGGCGGGGCCCGCGGGCGCCGGCGTGGGCTGCGTCACGAGCAGGCCCGGGGGCAAGCTCAGCATCGGGCCCGTGGGCACGACGATGAGATGTGTGGCGTCCTTGAGCGGGACGGCCACCGGAGCAATCAGATCGACATAGAGCTTGTGGGCCGCGGCCACGTCGAAGGCGCGTAGCTGGCCATCGGCCAGATCGAGCCCCTTGCGAAGATCGCGCACGGCCTTGTCGAGGTTCGCGTATGTCACCGCCGCGCGGTGTGCATGTACTTTGCCGTCCCGGATCAGGAACACGTAGGTGGTATTGCGGGTGGCGAGAAGAGACATCAGCGCCTCGCCCGGCTTCAGCAGGGCGGCGACGTCCTTGGCCTTCAGGGGCCGCGTGGTCACCAGCCCCGCGTAGCGCGGGAAGTCGGCCTGGAGCTTGCCCTCCAGGCGAGCCACGTCGCCCTCCGCGGCCTGGAGCTCGTGCTTCAGCTGCTCCTCGCGCACGGGCTCTCGCTTGTCGGGCGGCTGCAGCGTCAGGAGGGCCAGCTCGCGGCGTGCCGTGTCCCGCTTGCGGAGCGCTTCCTGGTAGTCACGCGCCGCGGCTCGGAGCGCGGGATCAGCTGTGTCGAGCCGGGCCGCCATGTTCGTGATGGCCCGCGCCGTATCGCCCTCGCGCGGAATCTGCGAGGCGGCGAAGGCCTCGGCCAACAGCGCGTCTCGCTCACCCGGCGTGGCGACGGCCGCTTCGAGGAGCACATCCAGGTACTCCGCGAAGGTATTTGGCCGCGAGCGATCCTGGGCCACCCGATCGGTCGTGCGGATCGCGGCTTCCTTGCGGAAGGCGTCCAGGGCGCCGGCGCGGTTGCCTTCGGTCAGCGAGAGGCGGCCGAGCTCGCGATAGGCATCCGCTATCGTGACCGAGTCGCCGAAGAGCAGCCGCCGTCTGGCCAGGGCCAGCTCCATTTGTTTGCGGGCATCGGCATACTGCTTCTGCTCCTTGTGGACCAGGCCTAGCCACAGCTGCAATTCGCCGGTGTACCAGACACGGAATTCGAAATCCGGCCCCGGCCTGTCGAGGAGAGAGATAGCGCGCGTGATGTTGCGGTCCGCCTCGTCCAGCCGCTTGAGATAGAACTGCGCCCGGCCCAGCTGCATGAGGGCATGCGCGAGCCCGGCGGCGTAGCCCGAGGACGCTTCCACTTCCCGGCGCTGGTCGCGCAACCGGACGGCTTCCTCGGCCAGCGGCAGGGCGATCTCGTAGCGTCCGCGATATCGCTCCACGGAGCTTCGATAGGCCAGGTAGAACGGCCGATCCGACCACGCCGCGGACTTCGCCACCAGAGGCTCGGCGCGGTTGAAGAGCTGCTCGGCTTCCTCGAAGCGATTCTGGAAGCCCACGTTCTGCGCGATCCACGCGATCGTCCGTCCCGAAGCGGGCCGGGCGGGGCCATTCACCCGTTCCTCGATCTCCAATATCTGGCGGAAAGCGGCTTCCGAGCCTGCATAGTCCCCCGCGTAGTGACGAAGCGTGCCCACGCGGTACAGGAGGGCGTAGGCACCGACGTCCCGGATCCCCGTGAGCTTGCCGCTGGCATCCACCATGGTTTCCGCGCGCCGGATGGCCGCCGACAACGAGCCCGAGGCCTTGCCGGCATCCGCGGGCGCGCGCTTGCCCTCGAGCACTTCGACGGCGGCTTCGAGCAGAGGCAGGTTGGTCGGGAAGGTTTCGAGGCCATAGACACGCTGGCCGGCGACGACACCCACGACCGCGGCGCGGAAATCACCGTCCAGTCGACGGCACTCGCGTAGCGCTGCGGCCAGGCCGGAGCTGGCCGTGGTCGGTTCCACCGCCCCGCAGTCGCCCAGGCGCGTGGCAAAGCTCTTCTCCCACAGGCTGTCGGTGAGGAGCTTGTCCACCTTGAAGTCCTTCCTGATGCCGAACCGGCGGATTTCGCCGCTGGGCTGGGTCCAGCCCTCGCACAAGAGGCTGTAGCGCGTGTAGCCGCCGAAGTCCGTGGTGGTCTGCACGAGCCTGAGCCGGCAGGTCTCGCCCGTCCGGTTCTTGCCCACGGCCAGCTCGTCACCCACGGCGACCAGGGCATCAGCCGCCCGGGCGGGAGCAGGGGCCGCGACAACCAGCGCGGCGACAATGCCGCCCAGCACGGCTCCACGAACCGATGAGGTCATGATCATGGCCTCACAGCCTACATCAAGACGCCCCCCGGCCTCCACCCGAAGCAGTTGACACGATTGAGGCTCTGGCGCCTCGCGTCTTGCAGGAGCGCGGTATGTCGTCTATGCTCAGCATCCCCAGCCCGAAAGTCCTGCTACGGCACCCTGATGGGAAATCCGGCTGGGCGGACTTGAGCGCTCACGACTGAGTGGTAGGCGGGTCGCCCCCGCCCCGGAGGCTTTCCATGGGCAATGCCCCCAGTGCCAGCTATAGCTTGACCATGCGCGTCCAGATCGCCAACAAGCCGGGCATGCTGGGCAAGGTCACCTCGGCGATCGGCGAGGCGGGCGGGGATATCGGCGCCATCGACCTGGTCGAGGCCGGCACCCAGTTCATCACGCGTGACATCAGCTGCAATGCCAGCGACGAAGGGCATGGGCAGCGGATCACGGCTGCCGTGAAGGCCCTGAGCGGCGTCACCGTGAAGAACGTCTCGGACCGCACCTTCCTCATGCATCTCGGCGGCAAGATCGAGGTCAACGGTAAGGTCTCCGTCAAGACCCGCGACGATCTCTCCATGGCCTATACGCCGGGCGTGGCCCGCGTGTGCATGGCCATACATCACGATCCGGAAAAGGCCTACACCCTCACCATCAAGGGCAATACCGTGGCCGTCGTCACCGACGGCTCGGCCGTGCTGGGATTGGGCGATATCGGCCCCAGCGGCGCCCAGCCGGTCATGGAGGGCAAGGCCCTCATCTTCAAGAACTTCGCGGGCGTCGACGCCTTCCCGATCTGCCTCAATACCAAGAACGTGGACGAGATCGTGACCATCGTGAAGGCCATCGCGCCCGTCTTCGGGGGGATCAACCTCGAGGACATCTCGGCGCCGCGCTGCTTCGAGATCGAGGAGCGGCTCCAGAAAGACCTGGACATCCCGGTCTTCCACGACGACCAGCACGGCACGGCCGTGGTCGTGCTGGCCGCGCTCACGAATGCGCTCAAGGTCGTCAAAAAGAAGCTGGAGGACGTGACCATCGTGTTCACGGGCGCGGGCGCCTCCGGCATCGCCACCGCCAAGCTCCTCATGAAGGCCGGGGCCAAGCACATCGTCGGCTGCGACCGCGCGGGGACGATCTACAAGGGCCGCACCGAGAACATGAACTCGATGAAGGAGTGGTTCGCCGAGCACACCAATGCCAAGGGCCTCAAGGGCTCGGCGGGGGATGCCCTGGTCGGCGCCGACGTCTTCATCGGGCTCTCGGGGCCCGGCGTGGTGTCGCTCAAGGACATCCAGAAGATGAACCGCGATCCCATCGTCTTCGCCATGGCGAACCCGAACCCCGAGATCCAGCCCGAGGAGGCCGGAGCCCACGTGCGCGTCATGGCCACGGGGCGGTCGGACTACGCGAACCAGATCAACAACTCCTGCTGCTTCCCCGGCTTCTTCCGCGGCATGCTGGATGTGCGCGCAAGCCGGGTGAACGACGAGATGAAGCTGGCCGCCGCCTATGCCCTGGCCAATATCGTGGCCCCCGGCGAGCTCAGCGAGGAGTACATCACGCCCTCCATGTTCGACCCGCGCGTCGTCCAGGCCGTCTCCCAGGCCGTGGCCGACGCCGCCGTGAAGACCGGGGTCGCCCGCCGCAAGCCCCGCGTCTAGTTTCGAAGCACCCTCACCCCGCCCTCTCCCTCAAGGGAGAGGGTTGGTTTTTAAGCTGACCCGCTCCCCTCTGGGGGGGCGGGCTGGGGGGGCCCTTAGCCCGGCTTGAAGCCGGCTGTTTCTTCGACTACCATCCCGCCGAATGCCGTGATTCTCCCGAACCGTCCCGAGCGAGGTCAGAAGATGGCGACCCTGCTGGTCGAAGCCGAGCCCGCCCCCGCTGATATCCGATTTCTCCAGGACAAGCTCTACGAATACAACGTCGAGCAGACCGGCTCCCCGGACGGCAAGTGGCTGTGCATCTTCGTGCGCGACGAGAACGGGGATATCGCGGCGGGACTCCACGGCTGGACCTGGAGTGGCTGCGGCAAGATCGAGAACCTGTGGGTGCGCCACGAACTGAGAGGCAAGGGCTACGGCACGAGCCTGCTCCAGGCGGCGGAGAGGGAGGCCGCGTCCCGCGGCTGCGACCGACTCTACCTCGACACCTTTAGCTTTCAGGCGCCTCTCTTCTACCAGAAGCTGGGCTACGAGATCATCGGTACCCTCGAAGACTTCCCTTCCGCGCCGCACAAGCAATACCAGCTGAGGAAGCGGCTGGGGAGCCCGACATGCTAATCCGCCCGGCCGGGACCAGACGTAGTCAGGGGTGACGTCATGGCGACCTCCAGCCCTTCCCTTGGCATCGAGCAGACGGGTGAGCCCCACGGGGCAATCCCTCCCGCGCGCTCGACGCCGGCCTTCGACCTCGAGGCCTACGTGGCACGCTCCCGGGCCGTCGACCTGTCGGCCATTGCCTGGAACGAGGTCCCGCGCCATCCTCTGTCGGCGGAGACCGTGCGCACCCTGCGCTACATGCAGGACATCGAGAGCCACACCATCATCTACTTGCGCTCCCTCCTGGCCACCCGCGCCCTCGACGAGCCGGAGGTCGCGACGTTCCTCGCCTGCTGGGTCTACGAGGAGACCTTCCACGGCATCGCCCTGGCCCGGTTCCTGGAGGCGGCCGGCTACCCGCTAGAGCCCCGCGCCCGCCCCCATGGGCGGGAACCGCTCTCCCAGCGGATCGAGGCGGCGGCCACCGCCATGGTCTCCAAGGCCTGGCCGGACTTCTGCGCGGTGCACATGACCTGGGGCGCCATCAACGAGCTGACCACGCTGACCGGCTACCGGCGTCTGGTGGCGATAGCGCGGCACCCCGTGCTCACGGATCTCCTCGAGCGCATCATCATCGACGAGTCGCGCCACTTCTTCTTCTACTATCGCCAGGCGGAGATCCGGCTCCAGCGGCCCATCGTCGCGAGGACCGCCCGCCTACTGGTGGATCGCTTCTGGGCGCCCGTGGGCAGCGGCGTGCAGCCCCAGGAGGAGCTGGGCTTCATGGCTCGCTATCTCTTCAGCGGCCCGGACGGACGCATGGCGGCGCGCAAGGTCGACGACACCATCCGGCGTCTGCCGGGATTCGCCTCGGTCAAGCTCCTCGAGGCGTGGATGGATACGCACATCACGGATCGCCCCGGCGTCTCGGGAACACAGCCCGGCCCGCGGCTGGGAACACCGCATGGAGGACACCATGGCCACGGCTACCACTGAGCACTATCGCGCCTACAGCCCCAAGCCGTTCACCCGCGCGGAGCGCGACTCCGTCACCGTCGTCTTCGGAGGCCTCCACTGGAGGGTCGAGCGAGTCATCCAGGCCGTGCTCGAGAACGGCGGCAACAAGGCCGAGGTTCTTCCCGTGGCCACCAAGGAGGACCTCCTCACCGGCCGCGAGGTCGCGGACATCGGCCAGTGCTGCCCCACGAGCTTCACCACGGGCAACCTCGTCAACTTCATCAAGAAGAAGTCGGACGAGCTCGGCGCGGAGGAAGTGACCAAGAAATACGTCTACCTCACGGCCGGCTCCTGCGGGGCCTGCCGCTTCGGCCAGTATCACCAGAGCTACGAGCTGGGCCTCCGCAACTCCGGCCTGGGCGCCTTCCGCATGTTCCTGCTCGCCCAGGACCAGCTCGACCAGAAGGCGGCCATGGGCGACGGGCTCGACCTCAACCTGCCCATGACGCTGGGCTGCCTGTGGGGCATCTTCTGCACCGACCTCGTGCAGGACCTGGAATACCAGGTGCGCCCGTACGAGGTCGGGCCCGGTCAGACCGACGCCGTGGTCAAGGAGAGCGTGGAATATCTCTACGAGATGTTCCGCAACCGCCCGCGCCGCGACTCCTGGCGCTCCATCACCTGGCACCTCACGAGCTCGTACTTCACCAAGGCCCTGCGCGAGATCCATCGCAAGTTCTCGGCCATCGAGGTCGACCGGCTGCGCGTGAAGCCCACGGTCAAGATCACGGGCGAGTTCTACCTGCAGACCGTGGAAGGCGATCCCAACTACAACATCCATCGCTGGCTCGAGGCAGAGGGCGCGGAAGTGTACCCCGCCGCCATCGCGGTGTGGATGGACTATCTCCTGCGGCTCGGGCTCCAGCGCTTCGAGGACTACTCCGGCATCGAGCGCGGCGCGCGCCTCAAGCTCGGGGCCGGCCGCGTCGCCCAGGCCATCTACCGCTGGAACTACGCGCGGCTGCGTCGCGCCATGGGCGATCTGCCCCACGAGCTGCCGAACCAGTTCGAGCTGCGCCGCCTGGCCGCGCCCTACTTCAATAGCCGGCTGGACGGCGGCGAGGGCGACATGCTGGTGGGCAAGGCCCTCTGGTCCTATCAGAGGAAGAAGGCCCACATGATCTGCGAGCTCTCGCCGTACTCGTGCATGCCCAACACCATGAGCATCGGCGCCATGGCCGGCGTGCTCGGCAAGTATCCCGAGATCCTCTACGCCCCGCTCGAGATCAAGGGCGACGCCGAGGTCCACGCGCTCTCCCGCTGCCAGATGATTCTGACCGAGGCCAAGAAGCGCGCGCAGAAGGAGTTCGACGAGGCGCTCGCCGCGGCCGGGCTGTCGCTGGAGGGCGTACGCGCCTATGTCGACAAGCATCCCGAGATGAAGCGCGCCACCTACCGTGTGCCCCACGGTGATGCCGTGGGCACCGCGGCCAACCTGGTCCATCACGTAGCGCAACGGCTAGGCAGGCGGGGATGATCGAAGACGCGAACGGAAGTATCAGCCGCTCCGAGCGCGGGCTTAGCCCGCGCAACCCTTCGGGGGAGGTTCGGAAGGGGGGCGAAGCCCCCCTCCGAGGAAAGATCATCGGAATGGATGTCGGCTCCACCACGGTGAAGGCGGTCGTGGTGGAAGACGGGAAAGCGACGTGGCAGGACTACCAGCGCCACAACACGCGCCAGGCCGAGAAGGTCCACGAGTTCCTCGAGCGCGTGGAGACCGAGGCGGGGGTGGTGGCGGGACGCGATCGTATCTTCTTCACGGGCTCGGGCGCGGGATTCATCTCCCCCCTTTGCGGCGGCAAGCTCATCCAGGAGGTCGTGGCCGTGGCCGCCTCCGTGGACCGGCTGCATCCCGACGTCCGCTTCGTCTCGGAGATCGGCGGCGAGGACATGAAGACGATCTTCTTCACCGCCACGGGCTCGGGCAAGTCCAAGCAGGTCTTCATGCAGTCGGCCTGCAGCGGGGGCACGGGCACCTTCGTGGAGAAGACGGCGCGCAAGCTCCAGATCCCCACCGAGCGGCTGGCCCAGATGCCCTACGAAGGGCTCTCGCTCCACAAGGTCAGCTCCAAGTGCGGCATCTTCGCGGAGACGGACGCGAACACCCTCGTCAAGACCGGCGTGCCCGTCGAGGAGATCATCGCGAGCCTCTTCGAGGCGGTCGTCTACCAGAACCTGGCCACC carries:
- a CDS encoding adenylate/guanylate cyclase domain-containing protein, giving the protein MPAADERKPVTVLFADLAGSTDLATQHDPEHLRALLSAFFDEMRQQIEAFGGTVEKYAGDAIMAVFGVPRVNEDDAERAVRAAVA
- the corA gene encoding magnesium/cobalt transporter CorA, coding for MEGVVASVAYADGKRVGDVAIPDISEVLKKPDHFVWIGLHDPSPELLKQIQEEFGLHELAIEDAQAAHQRPKLEQYGDSIFVVLRPAILAPGQEQVELGETHIFVGARYIVSIRHGATPSYAGVRTRCESTPALLGKGPGFVLYAIMDFVVDQYFPVIDALGDQLERLEDEIFSDDFDRNTVQRIYDLKRNLVEVKRAVSPLVDVCNRLMRFDLPLIPEDTRPYFRDVYDHAIRINENVDTMRELLTGALEAHLSLTAVTQNDAMKKLAGWAAVIAVPTMVAGIYGMNFKFMPELEWRYGYPAVMVVMVGACGYLYYRFKRSGWL
- a CDS encoding CHAT domain-containing tetratricopeptide repeat protein — encoded protein: MTSSVRGAVLGGIVAALVVAAPAPARAADALVAVGDELAVGKNRTGETCRLRLVQTTTDFGGYTRYSLLCEGWTQPSGEIRRFGIRKDFKVDKLLTDSLWEKSFATRLGDCGAVEPTTASSGLAAALRECRRLDGDFRAAVVGVVAGQRVYGLETFPTNLPLLEAAVEVLEGKRAPADAGKASGSLSAAIRRAETMVDASGKLTGIRDVGAYALLYRVGTLRHYAGDYAGSEAAFRQILEIEERVNGPARPASGRTIAWIAQNVGFQNRFEEAEQLFNRAEPLVAKSAAWSDRPFYLAYRSSVERYRGRYEIALPLAEEAVRLRDQRREVEASSGYAAGLAHALMQLGRAQFYLKRLDEADRNITRAISLLDRPGPDFEFRVWYTGELQLWLGLVHKEQKQYADARKQMELALARRRLLFGDSVTIADAYRELGRLSLTEGNRAGALDAFRKEAAIRTTDRVAQDRSRPNTFAEYLDVLLEAAVATPGERDALLAEAFAASQIPREGDTARAITNMAARLDTADPALRAAARDYQEALRKRDTARRELALLTLQPPDKREPVREEQLKHELQAAEGDVARLEGKLQADFPRYAGLVTTRPLKAKDVAALLKPGEALMSLLATRNTTYVFLIRDGKVHAHRAAVTYANLDKAVRDLRKGLDLADGQLRAFDVAAAHKLYVDLIAPVAVPLKDATHLIVVPTGPMLSLPPGLLVTQPTPAPAGPAEKADYRQVPWLGKQVAISVLPAMSSLKSLRAVAGRSKAPQPFIGFGDPAFAGAPGDTRSMATLASLCRDGAAVDSELVRNLPRLRDTAGEIRQIAKTLKAPETDVILGAQATEAKVRGTDLSRYRVVAFATHGLLPGELKCKSEPALALTPPAKSTADEDGLLDAGEIAQLKLDADWVILSACNTAAPDGKLGGQSFSGLARAFFYAGARGLLVSHWGVASRPTALLTTSLFEAYSRDQSLGRAAALRSAQLQLLGDPAMSHPALWAPFVLVGDGGTP
- a CDS encoding malic enzyme-like NAD(P)-binding protein, encoding MRVQIANKPGMLGKVTSAIGEAGGDIGAIDLVEAGTQFITRDISCNASDEGHGQRITAAVKALSGVTVKNVSDRTFLMHLGGKIEVNGKVSVKTRDDLSMAYTPGVARVCMAIHHDPEKAYTLTIKGNTVAVVTDGSAVLGLGDIGPSGAQPVMEGKALIFKNFAGVDAFPICLNTKNVDEIVTIVKAIAPVFGGINLEDISAPRCFEIEERLQKDLDIPVFHDDQHGTAVVVLAALTNALKVVKKKLEDVTIVFTGAGASGIATAKLLMKAGAKHIVGCDRAGTIYKGRTENMNSMKEWFAEHTNAKGLKGSAGDALVGADVFIGLSGPGVVSLKDIQKMNRDPIVFAMANPNPEIQPEEAGAHVRVMATGRSDYANQINNSCCFPGFFRGMLDVRASRVNDEMKLAAAYALANIVAPGELSEEYITPSMFDPRVVQAVSQAVADAAVKTGVARRKPRV
- a CDS encoding GNAT family N-acetyltransferase; translation: MATLLVEAEPAPADIRFLQDKLYEYNVEQTGSPDGKWLCIFVRDENGDIAAGLHGWTWSGCGKIENLWVRHELRGKGYGTSLLQAAEREAASRGCDRLYLDTFSFQAPLFYQKLGYEIIGTLEDFPSAPHKQYQLRKRLGSPTC
- a CDS encoding ferritin-like domain-containing protein, producing the protein MATSSPSLGIEQTGEPHGAIPPARSTPAFDLEAYVARSRAVDLSAIAWNEVPRHPLSAETVRTLRYMQDIESHTIIYLRSLLATRALDEPEVATFLACWVYEETFHGIALARFLEAAGYPLEPRARPHGREPLSQRIEAAATAMVSKAWPDFCAVHMTWGAINELTTLTGYRRLVAIARHPVLTDLLERIIIDESRHFFFYYRQAEIRLQRPIVARTARLLVDRFWAPVGSGVQPQEELGFMARYLFSGPDGRMAARKVDDTIRRLPGFASVKLLEAWMDTHITDRPGVSGTQPGPRLGTPHGGHHGHGYH